A single region of the Ferrimicrobium sp. genome encodes:
- a CDS encoding G1 family glutamic endopeptidase, with the protein MSSSSLVIAPLVASNDAYALPAATSSYYLVTNTGTVIPAGQSSDDGALTNHKADIVASFAVPGGGGYWMVSSSGRVFPFGSAQFYGDTYTDGITGLTGSHPLSAPIVGGAPTANGKGYWLVAADGGVFNFGDASFLGSTYSYGITGLTGSHPLNEPIVGMVADPTGNGYWLVASDGGIFNFGTAPFYGSTYSLGLTGLRGSHPLDAPVVNVYPSLNGQGYYMVAADGGVFNFGDAKFSGSAYDYGYTGLGGSHPLPAPVTSILPNPDGQGYYIACSNGKVIAIGGAPNLSLDGSPNSAVIAIVPSSSSTTTTTTPPPTISQTLAITTSSLPSATVGTDYAVTLVASGGTGQDSWSATGLPNGLALSASGVISGAPVFATSSNATVDVTVTDSGGASVSASLNLTVSPQFTSTAFNNWSGYIESGQDFDAASATFTVGSLYTPPAGCNDTSYGYPSTNCAMTEWVGIGGNGTSNLIQAGIEESPISGTDEYRVNPWWEILPASQQNLTNFTVRAGDTMYVDIYQNGDDNNWTIDIEDETTGQGDLIPNLQYYGNAASAEWITEATTINGQESYLTPFAGVQFSNLKFGNHLNGGVQQQIDVNMVQNGVTVSQPSSISDDSFSVNYTG; encoded by the coding sequence ACCGGTACCGTAATCCCTGCAGGGCAGTCTTCTGATGACGGCGCCCTTACTAACCACAAGGCAGATATCGTTGCGTCGTTCGCCGTACCTGGTGGTGGGGGCTACTGGATGGTATCGAGCAGCGGGCGTGTATTTCCCTTTGGGAGTGCCCAGTTTTACGGGGACACCTACACTGACGGGATCACAGGACTCACGGGATCCCATCCGCTGAGCGCTCCGATTGTTGGTGGTGCTCCGACCGCAAATGGCAAGGGCTACTGGCTTGTGGCAGCTGATGGTGGGGTATTTAACTTCGGTGATGCTTCCTTTCTCGGATCGACCTATTCCTATGGGATCACAGGACTCACAGGATCCCATCCGCTGAACGAACCAATCGTTGGTATGGTTGCGGACCCTACGGGAAATGGCTATTGGCTCGTGGCCTCGGACGGCGGTATCTTCAACTTTGGTACAGCCCCGTTCTACGGGTCGACCTACAGCTTGGGCCTCACTGGGCTTCGGGGCAGTCATCCACTCGATGCACCAGTGGTAAACGTCTATCCATCACTCAATGGACAGGGCTATTACATGGTGGCGGCCGACGGTGGGGTATTTAACTTCGGCGATGCGAAGTTCTCAGGGTCAGCCTATGACTACGGTTACACAGGACTTGGAGGTTCACACCCGTTGCCAGCGCCAGTTACATCGATACTTCCCAATCCCGACGGGCAGGGCTACTACATTGCGTGTTCTAACGGGAAGGTGATCGCCATTGGCGGTGCTCCCAACCTCTCACTTGACGGGTCACCCAATAGTGCAGTCATAGCTATTGTCCCCTCTAGCTCATCGACCACCACAACCACTACTCCACCACCGACCATCTCCCAGACTCTTGCCATCACCACGTCATCGTTACCTTCCGCAACAGTCGGCACTGATTACGCAGTCACACTCGTGGCATCTGGGGGAACGGGTCAAGATTCATGGTCGGCAACAGGCCTGCCAAATGGACTCGCCTTGTCCGCGTCCGGAGTGATCAGCGGCGCTCCTGTATTCGCTACGTCATCGAATGCCACCGTCGACGTCACGGTAACCGATTCGGGCGGGGCGAGCGTCTCGGCTTCATTGAACTTGACGGTATCGCCTCAGTTCACCTCTACTGCCTTTAATAACTGGTCTGGTTACATAGAAAGTGGGCAAGACTTTGATGCTGCGAGCGCGACGTTCACTGTCGGTTCTCTGTACACCCCTCCTGCCGGATGCAATGACACATCCTACGGTTATCCCAGCACCAACTGTGCGATGACTGAGTGGGTCGGTATCGGCGGTAATGGCACATCCAACCTCATACAGGCAGGCATCGAAGAATCGCCCATCAGTGGTACTGACGAATACAGAGTAAATCCGTGGTGGGAGATATTACCAGCCAGCCAGCAGAACCTGACTAACTTTACGGTTCGTGCTGGTGATACGATGTATGTTGATATCTACCAAAACGGTGATGACAATAACTGGACAATCGACATTGAAGATGAGACTACCGGGCAGGGCGATCTGATACCTAATCTTCAGTACTACGGCAACGCAGCATCAGCCGAGTGGATCACCGAGGCGACTACGATCAACGGTCAAGAATCGTACCTTACCCCGTTTGCCGGCGTGCAGTTTAGCAATCTCAAGTTTGGCAACCACCTCAATGGTGGTGTACAGCAACAAATTGATGTGAACATGGTCCAGAACGGGGTTACAGTTTCACAACCGTCCTCGATATCAGACGACAGTTTCTCGGTGAATTATACTGGTTGA